The nucleotide sequence TGGCTCATCTAATAACAATACTTCAGGCTCAATGGCAATGGCTCGTGCAATAACTAATCGTTGTTGTTGACCGCCAGAAAGCCCTAAAGCACTTTCATGTAATCTATCTTTTACTTCATTCCACAGTGCTGCACTGCGTAGGGCGTTTTCTGCCGCTTCGTCTAATACTCGGCGATTATTTTCACCGGTAATACGCAAACCATAGACAACATTTTCATAAATCGATTTAGGAAATGGGTTTGGACGTTGAAACACCATCCCCACTTTGCGACGCAATTCCGCTACGTCGGTATGACGGTCATAAATATTTTCGCCATGCAGGTTGATTTGCCCTGTAATTTTACAAATATCAACGAGATCATTCATGCGGTTAATACAGCGTAATAATGTTGATTTACCACAACCACTTGGACCGATAAAAGCGGTTACCTGCCCTTTTGGGATCGACATTGAAATGTTCTGCAATGCCTGCTTGTCACCATAATATAAGTCGAGGTTCTTAATTTCTAACGCCACTTGTTCTGGCGAGAGGTTATCAAGATCGAGCTTAACATTGTGTTCTGATAAATTTTTCGGGGTAACAGAAATCATAGTGTTCTCTTTAAATCTTATTCAATAGAGGGGAATTTCTTCCCGTTCATCTTTAATTTTTTTAAATCAACTGGTTTTATCGCGTTAGATTAATGCTCTAACATACGATATTTTTCCCGTAAGCGATTACGAATCGATACAGCAGTCATATTCAAAGCGACAATAATAGTAACTAATAACAAGGCGGTGGCGTAAACCAAAGGCCTTGCCGCTTCAACGTTAGGGCTTTGAAAGCCAACATCATAAATGTGAAAACCTAAATGCATAAACTTACGGTCTAAATGTAAGAATGGGAAGTTACCATCAAGCGGTAAATTCGGCGCCATTTTCACCACCCCGACTAACATCAGTGGTGCAACTTCACCTGCTGCACGTGCAATAGCCAATATAATGCCGGTCATAATAGCAGGACTGGCAATAGGTAAAATTATACGCCATAAGGTTTCAGCCTTAGTTGCGCCCAATGCCAAACTACCGTGTCGCATAGCAGAAGGAATACGAGATAAGCCTTCCTCGGTTGAGACAATAACCACAGGTAACGTTAAAATAGCTAAAGTAAGTGCTGACCACATAACGCCTGGTGTACCAAAAGTAGGACTTGGCAATGTTTCAGTATAAAATAGTTGATCTAAACTACCCCCTACCATATAGACAAAGAAACCTAAACCAAAGACACCATATACAATAGACGGCACACCAGCTAGGTTAATTACCGCGATACGCAACAGTTTTGTTAGCGCATTATTACCGGCATATTCATGTAAATAAATTGCCGCAACAACACCTAATGGCGAAACAATTACTGTCATCAATAACACCATCAACACCGTACCAAAGATGGCAGGAAATACACCGCCTTCGGTGTTAGCTTCGCGAGGGTCATCAGTAATAAATGCTGCTATTTGACTAAAAAACAATTTTAACTTTTCGAAAACGTTTAACTTATTATTGAAAGTAACATGCAATACATCTTCAAAATTGATAGTAACTTTCTGTCCATCCATTGCGCGCATGACAATTTGATCGCGTGAAATTTTGTCACGGAAAGCCATAAGCTGCTTTTCTAGTACTTGATATTCAGCCTTCAAACCCGCAACTTTATCTTTAAATTCTTGCTGCAACTCAGTGGTAAGCGTGTCATCAAGAATATGCTTACGCTCTTTTAACCTTAAACGCTCAATTTGATAATTAATCGCGCCAATATCAGATTTTTGAAGCTCTTCCATCTCGGCTTGAAAGTCACTCACTCGCTCAACGAGCTCGGC is from Colwellia sp. Arc7-635 and encodes:
- the pstA gene encoding phosphate ABC transporter permease PstA, with the protein product MNNWFKSGSPWVWLSAGGVSISLISVLGLLWLIASRGLSYFWPADIYQFDMTDEQGKSLTVIGEIYDRESIPASQLVHLNLDIDKSAETIERLLIKTGNRELVSLDFRWILVPQINETSLPEELVVIERRTNGNFYGFIEDIILDGQSVGQDKMAELVERVSDFQAEMEELQKSDIGAINYQIERLRLKERKHILDDTLTTELQQEFKDKVAGLKAEYQVLEKQLMAFRDKISRDQIVMRAMDGQKVTINFEDVLHVTFNNKLNVFEKLKLFFSQIAAFITDDPREANTEGGVFPAIFGTVLMVLLMTVIVSPLGVVAAIYLHEYAGNNALTKLLRIAVINLAGVPSIVYGVFGLGFFVYMVGGSLDQLFYTETLPSPTFGTPGVMWSALTLAILTLPVVIVSTEEGLSRIPSAMRHGSLALGATKAETLWRIILPIASPAIMTGIILAIARAAGEVAPLMLVGVVKMAPNLPLDGNFPFLHLDRKFMHLGFHIYDVGFQSPNVEAARPLVYATALLLVTIIVALNMTAVSIRNRLREKYRMLEH
- the pstB gene encoding phosphate ABC transporter ATP-binding protein PstB, with the protein product MISVTPKNLSEHNVKLDLDNLSPEQVALEIKNLDLYYGDKQALQNISMSIPKGQVTAFIGPSGCGKSTLLRCINRMNDLVDICKITGQINLHGENIYDRHTDVAELRRKVGMVFQRPNPFPKSIYENVVYGLRITGENNRRVLDEAAENALRSAALWNEVKDRLHESALGLSGGQQQRLVIARAIAIEPEVLLLDEPTSALDPISTLTIEELINDLKKQFTVVIVTHNMQQAARVSDQTAFMYMGDLIEYSDTNTLFTTPAKKKTEDYITGRYG